aatgtgtagccctcttaatgtgtagcctcttaatgtgtaggtacaggatgtaacccgaggtgaTGTGACTTCGCTgccctggtgtgtggtgtgtcattggcctcagtcctacccaaagatcagtcaccatgagctctgagctcttacacacacacacacacacacacacaccacacacacacacacagacagagagagagagagagaggagagagagagagagagagagagagagagagagagagagagagagagagagagagcaaaatggcaatgaatgaaacagggaggaggggggaactgtgtgtgaatgaaaacatcatctacgtgaaacatttgattgattataaagcacatgtgcatcatatatagtcatgaatgtggaggaacagcagagtgagtgatcaaccacagaaaggagagagtcgGACAtgcggagagaatggaaggggaacaatttgagaagataagcatgcaaatacataaatataaggtGGAATAACAGTGTTtggtgggaagatgaaagagagatgccTGTTTATGAAGCAAAATGGTTGTGCAAGAGAGGAATGATTGGAGAAACCATTCCCACCAAAGCCAACAGACCTTACaccatatttttacaaaccacatcatctctattcatccattctgtgtgtcttctcttctctctctctctccactcttaatGCTGCTGTGGGTCTCTGGGCTGGAGTACATCAGAGAAAGATTGACACCGACTTATATATGAGAGGATGTTGTCTGTAACTATGCTATGGGGACATTGCAAGTTTGTGGGgtgtaatgaatgaataagtgtgtcctctatagcatacttaaaaaccacactctcacatggaaatcaatctctctctctctctctctctctctctctctctctctctctctcctctctctctctctctctctctctctctctctctctctctcctctctctctctctctctctctctctctctctctctctctctctctctctctctctctctctctctctctctctctctctctctctctacagcctACAGACTCACTATTTCCTTAACCACACCTCTTGcctgaaacaaattaaaaacttttatccttctccaatCACATTTCAATTTTGTACTTAGTCACAATCACACAGTATATGTTGTTAATTTCAACTTTACTTTCAGGTTACCTTCTTGTTGATGTGCAATCTTGCTACGTGGGCGATCAACatttaaaaatagcaatgtggtGCTTCCTTAATGCAAATAGTCTTGGCCCAAAAAACTTGTGATGTCAAACACTGACTTCTCTTAAATCTTACTAAAATGTATGCGCATCACTTTCTGATTTCATCCCAATGGCACACAAACCAAAATACCTGAGTATGGAGATGGCTGGACTACCTCCTTTGGCCACCCCTGTTATATCTTAATTTCCCAGTCTTTCCTGTGTGCTGGTTAAGCTACTCACTGCTGAAGTCCCTGGAAACTAGGTAGAATAATTTAGAATGACATGGTTAAGTTAATGCTGATAAAATCTCATTTGTAATATTCAGGAAGACTGAattattcttcctctgttgAAGCAAATGATATAACATTGACTAGAAGctttcacaatatttataagCTTTCTTGTATCAGAGATCTTTTGAAAATCCAACCATTAATTTGTAAATACTTGTATAGTGTAGCTGGCATGAGGGTTGCAGTCTTCATTATTTACTAGTGGACAAGCAACAAGTGATGGTGTGGCTCTGAGCCACTGTAGTAGGGATGTTATGGTTTAAGTGTAGGAAGTTGCAAATGCTCACCTAACAATTGCACCttagtagaaaaacacaaacaggaagtttatgcaagtttttatccttatataaaatgttgtattgcatcaaacctccatacattactgtctctatccagtatgagaccggtgttcaggaagcacaagcatgtgctgaataacaagaagccggcattggtgaaggtgacaacatttcatctatttatacatactttttattattaaagcttatcttataattatttctgaagagattgactaatttttgtagtatttatgacttagaactatgataaagctatgaattgatataattcctgatttgttttatcttttcattatccttcctttgttaattgagcattttatattacttagcttaaaaatgcaaaaacggttcagaagtatccaaccttgggctaagggccaaaattatggtatcattcaaaatgtccttcaaagaaagccctctgtaatccaacacacttagcccattaatccttccatttctcatcaatttgttcaacattcatatttttcccttatagggttgaacaattttcatgggttcagagcaaaaggcttcctcattcctccccaaggtattctcggatggtaagcaggtttgactctggagcaaacctgaccaagagctactgcccaaggctacagaggttcctctccctgaggctgaatgcaccatgtgagatggttctgttatgtggatgaatgtcatggtggatagcagtgccaccacattcctacaatcatccatcactccactgctcaaacgcttctgcaaccaatgataggtatgctgccacattctgcatggtctccttggctctcagataaggatactgtcaacaggtttgggattgccaaaaaatcataaggagctatgtctgaaaagtccagagagagagagagagagaaagaatgagcaagagaaagagtaggatgaagcaaaggaagagtcaagagggaggaagagagagtaggacaagaaaaaacagaacaaataaatcccctacacgtcttgtctccattcacacaagccatgaaaagcttgtccatccctgagtgctcagaagcagtgttccactgatgatgtggaaacttgagacacccaatcatttaatgggctttagtaggttttgtcaccagtcttctgtgtgtcactgactacattttgaaatttttatctgttctatttaattttgtatgtatgtacacaatgtttatggtcaataaactatttataaaactatttatctgtgtgagtaagataaaagcagttattgttattattattattattattattattattattattattattattattattacacattttcctccttgtatttaaatattattattattattattattattattattattattattattattatcatgaattgttcttgtttataaataaaatactgtaactgattattatttttttttatcattcatttagactctctctctctctctctctctctctctctctctctctctctctctctctctctctctctctctctctctctctctctctcgaataaaatgactggtgaggaactctaatattaaattaaagtgctaaaaatccattaaactacgagaaataagacaaataattaatgacacacctaataacacaaacaaggagtaataaacaaaacttaagccagaaaacacgaaaagataaaactatcatataaagaaatacgaagttaaaaaaaaaatcatgaatatcaaataaataactcacatataatcaataaacacgtaaggaacagtaaataaacaattaagccgttcattgcaagggccacagtcagaaagtgaaaaaaaaaaatgcttagttaaataccgaggctaaataaaacaaggaattagacaaatgacaaataattaataaatacataaggaataatgaataaacaaaaattaagccaggaagactattataattattgcaaggagacgatatgtatgtatgtattgtatgtaattcgaggttaaaatggctcaaatctgacccaacagcaggccataagtgaaggtgttcctcaaggcagggaaggggggggggagcaatgaataggggaggggctataaactattggggggatattaattaatgacgcatccagtttagcgtgtgtgtatatttcgcgttgtgataatttaaaggttttctcgcgtttttatctttatttatttatttattttatttatttattttatttttttggcaggtgttatatttgttgagtgttttaagtaactgtggctcattgcatcaaaactccattcattaccttcgtgggaaggttcaatttggcaaggtttttctttcgcattttgggttttgtagtaaattatgtattttctcatatttttctttgctggtattgtcccttccacgccatatatgactggaaagttgggggcgccttccaccccccaccctccactgctacgttttttttttcttaatcagtcagtcaaccaatcaatcaatcccttcatgaatcatacccatttccaggtgtcacccccacccatagatctctcattctgtcatgtatgaacaagtgctaagggcaagctgaacaagtacaaagggcaagccagctgtctcttttaatattcttgcctgaaataacattacaaatgagggtctattaatcatccattaaataatccatttttattgctttctcattcttcttcctctgtgtattgttaaattggatggttatatcattgtcccttcctgtgttttagtgtgccattacctgtcctctcttccagctgatatttagtttgtactaaaatagactggcataactttacaatttatacacaaataacaacataaaccaataatgcattgatattatgcatgataggagtggacatttccactctacatcattaatgaatgcatgatgagacgcacactattacaaagctaatgagttcaatacaaacactcaataacaatttcaataactttattaaaaatagcaatctttataaatcatgaaaccaacatcaaatgcacaataatgcaaacactttttacacacacactctttaatgatatttcctaatatacagtataattccaaacagagagagagagagagagagagagagagagagagagagagagagagagagagagagagagagagagagagagagagagagagagagagagagagagagagagagagagagagagagagagagagagagagagagagagtgatgaactacctggggtcataaatgcaaagtacaggtatcagtcaggcaaagcatagtgcttgcctgtctcatatggaatgtaaaaacatggcttcatatcattccagacctgggattatggccaaaagttaccaagcagtgctgagcaaaatccagtagagtaatattcagtatcattgaattactgacaaagtaaagatcattatgtgcaatgatactcactacctaggagcatttcaggttactaccaagagtctgaccatgctggcagggatggttaggctacaacacattacatacttctccattcaaatcagtcagctgattaaatggtgagttaaaccattttgatcatctaaatcatattaaggcattggatgagacctggacagcttgggtcaacaccatacataggtactccactactctgtgggagacacttgattgtggcaagagtcatcacaataccaaacactatccttgacaaagcacagcatggcccactcatccacaggaacccagccatctctaaggagcaaattaatgctgcccagtgtcactcctcatcacttttagggaataagaagtagatcccaccccagcaccatctttacatagaatataatacagaggatagagaaggaatacaaacagggcacatggtatggtatagaacaccaaccctcacttttGGAAAACCCCAGCCACTCAGTAGGAGACTGAGTGGCTGGAATACATGGAATACAAAGTGCATGGAATACAGTAGTATTCCATgcagtttttaatacatataatatattatagtgaaaggaacatatttatataacatatatataaggacgctgcttatcttctcgagctgctgaaggtcatgatctgcttccttttcctgcaccagctttgatatcaaatcctgcaggaaacaactgtgttaattcacattttgaataaatctaatagatgaaatttcacttacaacaccttatgtgtctctggtgactcatggaggacagatacatcacctgagagtaaatggtcagtgaagaagttgacccttgatcctggctaatcacattaagtacattaaacactcctgttaactaataaatgagggatagatttctctggaaggttacattacactacttccctggcatttgaaaacattttgctctacatgaactcatatggaagctttactgcaacattaaatctcagctagatgccagatggtgtagcctccatcacagagcaaggtaatgatatgaaggcttagtactttggtcaacacctgaataagaaccgtttgagatgcagcagagatcactaacctgccagcaattgaataagaagtgtgtgagatgcagcagagatcactaacctgccagcaattgaataagaagtgtgtgagatgcagcagaaatcactaatctgccatgacatgaataagaagtgtgtgagatgcaaaagagagcactaacctgcagagtggttttgcttcatttcctctcattcatgatggaggctggcaaggtctaactcgcgttctcgagcttgttgcttcatcactcctcgctgcaactggtagatggtgatgtagtcacctgaagaaggataaaattcttcattaaaagaccaaggaaatggcatacagtaaacagtaaacacttcctccacttcacttttacagatgattcaaatgagcaaaaaacatgcacacaccgatggactctgtctcctcatgcactacagcatgctcaagctgctacttcctgtcactcagctcagccacctccttcatgctgcaagttaacctgctctccaggaccctgtgagcctcctgcagttgttgcagcttctgttaaagctcagttcctcccaatcctgttgtttctcctgataaaacaataagtttgtttctctcaacttttcttaatacagcctcaataaacaaatccaataacaatgcttttattttgttattaattcaaaaaattgagcaacagtgaggaaaaattatttgctttattattagagaatataaactttcttaccttttggttcagttatgacatcttcagacaacttttcatgagcaagagattctcccagcagtttgttatacttatccctctcacagtctagctgaacctgaagactgctgcactcactctccaacctgctaacctcagatgtcagtgtagccacttgacccagcaatttccccttggtatctgtacctggaggtgaaaaattgatgcaacagagggccagccaagaatgaccaatggaagtaattagacgtaatgtaagaagtgggtataagactaagggaaatagaagggcaatggagagagggttagatgcaccagaaatgtctgtggagccaggaaaaattttaacttgtaacagagataactaagagcaactgtgaatgaataaatgtgatgtgGCCTCCACCcatgactgggaaaatgcaaaagcagcacctcagacaccaggaccatgatgactggcagctcccaaaattagctgctggcttttgtactcctagtcaccacaggaggctcatccacagctaatcctatcagctgatcatcttgggtgaagtaattgtttatcagtctggctgttgagtcctgatgcagagatgtgtgtgtgtgtgtgtgtgtgtgtgtgtgtgtgtgtgtgtgtgtgtgtgtgtgtgtgtgtgtgtgcactttggaaatcctccctccaaggagaatgtcagtttgatatacaaatatatattcatgtggatggtagctcacatttagcttctgagttctcacatgaagacgtgccatccttgtctttttcctctgagggagtgactttatactctgtgataagtgcatgcagctcactattctgtcttgtgatgttttttatttctatctgtgaaagacacaagaaggcagtaagttaacttgtttaacatgccacatcattttatatatattatgccaagtttaaacaggaaagcctcaccagaagcatcaactaaagaccaaagtgattaacaaatctttcactttaccacccttaatgacaaaagctgctgatgtagcatcccatccatatcctgcatttttacaccttcatgattCCAACACTGCATCATTTGTTCATGTCTTAAAGACACGGTCATGACAGAGTAGTCCTCACACTCCTGTCAGTGCTCTTCTGCATACACTTGAGCCTTGCACACTCCAAGCATTCCTTCCACTCATCCTTCCACATCTAAAGCACCATAGTACTCTCCACCCATTTTTAAGGAAACTGTCTCCatgcataaacaaacacacaacctcACGTACTCCATGTATTGTTTTCAGTAATGATTAATCTTACAAAGTAAACCAAACTAATATACAAAGACACTTGTGGTACCTTTGAAAGTTTGAGCTTATCTTCTAGTTGTTTAATCAGCTCTGTCAACGTGATATTTTCTTGAGCAAGGTGGTCGTGGCTCAGGCCATTCTCTTCAaagtggctgtggttgtggacCGTCACCAGCTGACCACTAAGGGACTCTGTCTTCTCCCACAACACAGTGATCTCGCGCTCTTTCTGCAACGCCTTTTGCCTGGTGAACAGCGTGGCAAGTGCACATACATTAGAACAGTATGTGACCAATGacgtctccattctacattgccatgacaagaatacagg
This genomic interval from Scylla paramamosain isolate STU-SP2022 chromosome 7, ASM3559412v1, whole genome shotgun sequence contains the following:
- the LOC135102457 gene encoding uncharacterized protein LOC135102457, giving the protein METSLVTYCSNVCALATLFTRQKALQKEREITVLWEKTESLSGQLVTVHNHSHFEENGLSHDHLAQENITLTELIKQLEDKLKLSKIEIKNITRQNSELHALITEYKVTPSEEKDKDGTSSCENSEAKCTDTKGKLLGQVATLTSEVSRLESECSSLQVQLDCERDKYNKLLGESLAHEKLSEDVITEPKGETTGLGGTEL